A section of the Salvelinus alpinus chromosome 36, SLU_Salpinus.1, whole genome shotgun sequence genome encodes:
- the LOC139565069 gene encoding protein phosphatase 1 regulatory subunit 12B-like: MKYSYQLPVSSYTTRYSQYTPMTYTPTHYTPTNYTPTHYTPSNYTPTHYTPTNYTPTHYTPTKYTPTSYTQTKYSSTHYTPTSYSTSLYTPTHKSSSSYTPSYSKGTRYSAATCRTAHIPAQQTPAQQTPAQQTPAPLPLKPVRAVHFSNDIIFQDLVRHGEMEQIGRFMRAKKVRLHTLFPSGMAALHEAVLTGNLDCVKLLVKYGADVHQRDEDGWTPLHMACSDGFPEIASYLLSLGASAFAENENGEKPADLIDPDCKELVNLFEAGCV, from the exons ATGAAGTATAGCTACCAGCTACCAGTGTCATCGTACACCACGCGATATAGTCAGTACACACCAATgacatacacaccaacacactacacCCCCACCAATTACACACCTACGCATTACACCCCCAGCAATTACACACCTACGCACTACACCCCCACCAATTACACACCTACGCACTACACCCCCACCAAATACACACCCACTTCATATACCCAAACAAAGTACAGCTCAACTCACTACACCCCCACAAGCTACTCCACATCActttacacacctacacacaaaaGCAGTTCCAGTTACACCCCTTCGTACAGCAAAGGAACACGCTACAGTGCTGCTACATGTCGCACAGCACACATACCTGCACAGCAGACTCCTGCACAGCAGACTCCTGCACAGCAGACTCCTGCACCTCTACCACTCAAGCCAGTCCGGGCTGTACACTTCTCCAATGACATTATCTTCCAGGACCTTGTCCGACATGGTGAGATGGAGCAGATTGGACGCTTTATGAGAGCGAAGAAAGTACGTCTGCATACCCTCTTCCCATCTG GTATGGCAGCACTCCATGAGGCCGTACTCACAGGGAACCTGGATTGCGTGAAGCTGCTGGTGAAATATGGAGCTGATGTCCACCAGAGAGATGAGGACGGCTGGACGCCGCTGCACATGGCCTGCAGTGATGGCTTCCCCGAAATCGCCAG CTACCTGCTCTCTCTTGGTGCCAGTGCATTTGCAGAGAACGAGAACGGGGAGAAGCCAGCGGACCTCATTGACCCAGACTGTAAGGAGCTGGTCAATCTATTTGAGGCAGGCTGTGTGTAA